Sequence from the Ictalurus punctatus breed USDA103 chromosome 10, Coco_2.0, whole genome shotgun sequence genome:
CACCTCCTTCCAGTAATCCTTCAAAAGTAAACAGCCATGGCCTGATTCTGTGCTGATTTGAAACGCACCTATGGACATGAAGTAATCTGATTCCTGCTGCTTCCTAACTGGTCTGTGGGTTAAACAAAGGCTCACTGCCAATACACTTAGGATTGGAATGGCTTCCTAGTtgttttatccgtttacagaTTCTGAATGAGAGCAGTCAATGCAGCTGGCACAAACGCGTACACACATTGCTTCACAGTGCTCCCTAGATGGAAAAGACACACAGTTGGGGACCTTTTAAGGATTATCAGACAACTGGGACTTCCAGTAGCAGCAGGAAGAGACATCAGCATAGTGATGTAATCAGAGCGTGGGCTTCACAGACACTTTAATGAGGAAGAACACAGTCTATAAATACAGCTgagcgcacacacatgcacatatatacagtgtattcAGACCCCTTGTTGCATACTTGTGTTGTGGATGGATATAATTGCCATTTTACCTATCAGTCTACTCTTGATTGCCCATAATGACGAagtgaaaacatatttttagAGACTTCCAAAAATGAATTAGAAAATTAAAAACTCAAATCTCTTATTCACAAAAGTATTCAGACTCTTTACTGTGATACTCCAAATTGTGCTCGTGTGCATCCTGTTTGCTTTAATTATCCTTGTTGTATATAGCACTTAATTGGAGTACACCTGTTGCAATTGGAATTGATTGGACATAGTTTGGAATGGCACACACCAGGGTCTATAAGGGCCCACAACTTACACTACATTGTCAGGACAAAAACCAAGCTATGAAGTCCATGAAACTGGTCTGTGGATCTCTGAGATCAAATTGTGGCAAGGCATAGATCAAGACAAGGATATAAAACAATTTCTAAGGCTTCAAGTGTTCCCAGGAGCACAGTGGCCTCAATAATTTTGAAATGGAAGAAGATTGGCACAACCTTGAACCTTCCTAGAGATGGCCGTCCAGCCAAATTGGGCATCCAGGAAAAAAGGGCCTTGGTCAGGGATGTAAGAAAGAATCCAACAGTCTCTCTAAAAGAGCTCCAAAAGTCCTGTGCAGTGATGGGAGAATCTGTTGGATGGACAACTATCTCTGTAGCACTCCATAAATCAGTTCTTCATGGCAGAGTGGCAAGACTGAAGCCACTATTGAGTAAAAGGCGTATGACCACATAAAGGACTCTGGCAACATGTGAAAAATGATTTTCTGGTCCGATGAGGTGAAAATTGAACTCTTTGGGCAGGACAGCAAGCACCATGGCAAAAAACAGGCTTTACACATCACCTGGCTAATACCATCCCTCTGGTGAAACATGgtagtggcagcatcatgctgtggagGTGTTTCTCAGCGGCAGGGACAGCAAGACTGGTAACAATttgatgaatagatgaatgtaGCCAAAGACAGGAACATCCTTGAAGAAAACCTCCTCCAGAGCACATGTAAACTCAGACTAGGACGACAGTTCACCTTTATACACAACAATGACCTTCAGCCAAAACAACACTGGAATGGAAACACAATTTCTTTCAACCAAGTAAAAAAGATTTAAGAGGAACTAGGTAAAATATAATATAGACACAAGCACTATAGTTGGTATAATATAATCttttaaaggtttttaaataaattttttccCTAAAATTTATCACTTTCAAAACAGACAAACATGAATCACAGTAGTGACACATGGTTCATTGTGAATAGATAATTGGCTGTTTAAATGCTAattagcatttatttaaaatattgatAAGCCACTTTAAACGTTTGGAATGATGTAAAGGATTGTACCCTCCTACTACAAtttttagctaaaaaaaaatcgcaaAGATGGTCACTGAGTGGACACACTTTACCAGAAGGACTAAAATTCATGTACTCACAGAGCTGGAAATGGGGGATGAAATGGGTTAGGTTAATCATCATGGTGCATCTGCCACTACAATTTTCCTTCCCACTTTACATAATGTGCCATTTATGTCATGCTGTAAGGAAACCAGACCTTGTGTTTTAAGGAAATGCCCCTTAAACCTGTACTTGTGATGCTGAAGGGAAAATCATAAATCAGGAAGTCTTAAcatcttcaccatcacacacagaaTTGAGGGCTTCCACACAAATAAGAACCGACTCAGCAAGCTGACGTGGACTCCTACTCCCTGCATTCTGTCTCTTACTAATTTTACTCCCAGGCACATTCTCTGTCAACCTCTGTACTTTCATTTCAAAGCTCTTTATagttaaagtatttattttctgaaactGCTCTGAGCATGGTTAGAGTGACAGAGTTTTGAGTTTCGTTCTGAAGAAGGAACTAGGAACAATTAGGGTGGATTCCTGTCTGATCCAGGCAAGTGTGTACCTGCATGCTTGCGTATGCTGCATTGTGTGCAATGTCGGAGGTGTTTCATTTCATCGCGCGATGGGGTGTTGCACCTTTTTTGGCCAGGACCCACCTCTTTTAAGAATTTGTGTTCACTGAGAGGAGCTTACTTAGATCGTGCACTCAGTTTTTGTGCTGTGACAATACACAGTGTTGggtttttgggttgttgttttttttttgtttactagATGCATCTGGGGTTTTTTATACATTATACCAAATTAGTGTAATTTACAAAGGAATGGCTTGAAACTACGGATTTGGTTACTACTTGAAACGATTACAATGCATAGATCTCTCAGTTTGAGATTATCCAAAGTACTACATGATTACAGGTAAGTAGGATTAGAAATCAGGGTACAGCTCGGCAttgaagtattttttaaaaataataatcaaatatttatttttatatatatatttaaaagatttttgttaATGTTAAGAACAGTGGCTAATAATATGGACAGAAATGTAATAACCAagactgtaaaatacagataaGTTTCCTGGAATTGTACATGTAATAAAAGAAGTGATGTTGATTATGTCAGAAATTGGCAGGTTTATCGTTTATTATTGTCACCCTTGGCCAGAGATTACATGACTGGGGGGGCCTTTTGGACATTGTAAATGTCTCATGGCTTTGTTCTCATTGTGAATCTGAAGGATTCTTTATACAGCTTATAAAGTTAGATATGTTCATTTCTGGTGGATTAGTCTTGATTAAGGCATAGATATCTGATCTTCCCATCTCATTAAAGTCTGAGCAGTTGTGGAAAAAGATACAAGTAAAAACATGAGTGATGAGGACAACAATCACAAGCTCCAGATTAATTTCCAGTAAAGTTGTGCAATATGTCTGCCTCCTATTTCTTTTTACCGGATTTCAAAGCTGTCTGACGATTGCATAGCCTTTGCTACATACAATGCTACATTTCACTTTTTTaacctccctctttctttttgttttacctCATGCAGCTACCCAGTGGAGAGCGGGACTCTCCTCATGAAAGCCAAGAAGGAGAAGATGGTGAAAAAGAAGCTGGAACAAAAGAAAGCCTTTAGTCTGGAGGAAGCTCAGCTCGAGATGGAGCAGCAGAGCAAGTGCCAGAGCAGGCCGGCCCTGCCCAGGTACAGCACCTTTTactgtaaaaaattttttgcttACTTCCCGTTTCCTATCAAGACACTTCTGAGTCACCACCTAATCCTGAAGCACATACCAGGAAGGCATGCGTGCTATAAGTTATTTATGAGCGAGCATTGCTGCGAGTCTgcttaaacatttttaaaatgtttttaaaattgtgCAATTTATTTTCTCAGGTCTCAGACAATTGGAGGACCTTTGGAAAGGAACGACAGCATGAACTCAAGAAGTGTATGTGTACTTTGTCATCACTAGCTGCATGATAAAAGCTGCACTGtagatgaaatcaaaatggttATTTATAATACATCACAATAATTTATCCAATTCAGAATGtagtacttatttatttaattatttttattattttgagacATTTTAGCTAATGGTTAATCCCATTTTCGGTTTGTGATTTCTTAATTTAGTTACAGTGTGTAtaatcacaacccaccattatcaaagttgTTATCTTTATTATTGGGTTCTGATAGTTATTTTCCTATTTGACTGGTTTGTTTAATTCagtgggtttaatccaaaccttcTGAACAATTTGAAGTCTCTCTAATAGATggacaaaatattattgtacactttTAAATTATGTTCCTGAAATGAATCTGGACCGAAGACATCCATGTTTATACTTGAAGGGTCCCTTTGCTGCAAAAACCTAACTAGTTAAGAGATCTACCGctataaactaaataaattaaatcttCTTTCTGTTCCCCCTCACAGAGCTTCATGAAGCACAACAAAACTTTCCACAAACTCTTTCCAGACATCCCTGAGAGCGAAGACTTATTACACGGTGAGAGATATAATGGATATTGCATATAATGCAATATTTACTTGTATCATATCGTGGTCATATATCTTTGCTGTCATGCAATATTGACTTTCCTGTGCATATGCGTTTGTATCTGTCATTACTTATCTGAACAATACGCAGACATAGCACTGCTCGTATTCTCGGGTTTGTTTGCTGAGGTGGTACCGACCTTTAGCTTAATTGTCTGAAGCTTTGAAACTGAAAGGGAGGGGTCAAGCAAAGCAACTGCTGATGGGAAGCCTGTAAAATGTAGTGACGGCACACTTCCAGGACTGCTGTGTAacgcttttgtgtgtgtgtttgtttttctacagCCTACATCTGTGCTCTGCAGAGAGAGGTACCATACCATGGTCGTCTCTATATCACAGAAAACAACGTGTGCTTTCACTCCTCTGTTCTTCTCAAGGCCACCAAGGTAATATAGAACTGACCTTTGAGACTGTAAACCGGTCAAATTTAGCTACAAGAAAACACTTATACCTTTAACACAGCTGCTCACTTAACCCTGCCTTCATGCAACTTGTCCTTTCTGGTTGTGATTCATGATAAACCTGAACACATTTCCTATTTCTGCATCTTTAAACCGAAATCTCTTTAGATGGACAGATATACAGTCGCCATTTTGTCATTAccacaaattttaaaaatggtcaaataatgtacatttaGACCACAGTGCTATTAAATTCTTGATTCTGGTTAGTCTGAagctgttgattcattttctatgacagcagctctgatagtagtgcTGCTGCAGACCGCATGGTTATATGCGCTTGTATTACGTTACTAACATGATTACTAAGAAGTTAGTAATCTttgatatggtgacattttctctgAGGAGATTTGTATTTATCTCCAGTGCTTTGTAGCAGTTTTTCAACACAAGTAATTCAGGTCATACCAAACCTTCTTTTTAAACCGTTTCAGctgataaattaaataaaagtgaatttctTTTAATTCCCCACCCGGAAACCATAAGGCATGCAACCCTTTTCATTCAGCTGTATGTTCATTGTACACGGCACATTGTGAAGCTTTTAGTTAGTAACAATGAAGCTTGCTTGACTGCTTTctattgtttattattcatattgAAACCGGTACTCCATAACTTTCGTTTTACTGTAATCCAGGCCATTTCAGTTGAAAATTAGGTTCTTACAAACCAAAAGCAATTAGGAACTAAACATTTGAAGCATGACTATGCAATATAGTTGATCAGAGAAATCATTAGAATTTGACACTTAATAATactttgcaaaataaataaataaataaaccactttGTTCAACTGTATATAAGTAATATTAGCAGTACTGTGTGTTTAATAGTTCAGTGGGATCAGCTGTGTTATATTAATTCTAAGTGTTTCTGTGTGGGTGGAACAGGTGGTGATCCCCGTGTCTAATATCACTGTGCTGAAGAAGCAGAACACAGCGCTGCTGGTGCCAAACGCTCTGTCCATCCGCAGCAACCTGGGAGAAAAGGTCAGCCTCAAACTTGTGTACATTATACAGGGTTTGCTTAAAGTATTTAAGGTCATCTTTCTGAGATTTGGAACATGTTTGAGTGACAAATGCCTGGAAAATGAGTTAAAAAGTGCATGaattaaacaaaacactgcTTTAGTTTGACATGTGGATGTTTCTAATTAGAGTATTCATAAAATTTTCTGAATTTCttaattatgcaaaaaaaaaaaaaaggtactttTGTGCTGACATCTGTGTGGAGCAAtttattattctattttttttttcaaaatataatttttttttttacataaatgtaactttaatgTGATCTGAAGATTTCAGTGCTgcttttttctgtgtgtgtattgtagtATTTGTTCGTGTCTCTGCGGAACCGCGAAGGCTGCTACAGGCTGCTGTGCGCTGTTTGCTTACATCTGGAGGATGGCAGCCCCAACAGCAGCCCTCTTTTCTCGTCCGCCGAGAACAGCTTCGATCAGGGCAAACTGGTGGTGAGTAGATCagccatctcacacacacacacacacacacacacacacacacacacacacacacacacacacacacacacacacacacacactcactctgctTTAGTTTCTCTGTGTTTGGTAGTGGCTGAGTacatgagtatgtgtgtgtttgcagaacTCAAGTCAGTCAAGCCTGACTGATGCCTGCGAGGAGCTTGATGGAACAGATTCTGGTCTTTTACTGCAACCTTCACCTACTATACTTCACAGAGGTAAGATACacattatgcattatatatCGTTATATATTCCTTTGAGAATCATGAtgtgatattttgtcatatcgcccacccctgTGTGTCCATGTCCCTATCATATGATGACCCTATCATATAATTATCCGCATGAAGAAATCCTCTTCATAGAatacaaagcaaacaaaatggATTCAtatgtgtaaaaacaaaatgtgtagtgtatagtttTTGAAtcaagtgtgtgttttgttcatAGCCTCAATCTCGAATGGAAGTCCTTCAAATTTAAGAAGTCCTCGCAGAGATGATGAGAGTCCGACAGAGGAGCACACGGGTAAagcacatacatattatacacatacagatacatatGGATGGTTATTGGACTGGATGttaatgtaagtgtgtgtatgtgtgtgtgtagggggctCATGGATGTGGAGTGTGACTGACGGAGCCAGATCACTGCTCATCCAGAGAGGAGCCACCAacctcaacaccctgctgctcATTTACTTAATGCTGTAAGTTACACACCAACAAAGTTATCAAGCTGTGTCCAAACAAATCTATAAATTACAATGAATAAGATTAGCCATTCAGTTAggacaaaatgaatgaatacctataaaaggaggaagagatggtgtgtgtgtctgtttttgtcTACTCCCTGCACTGTCTGAGCTGCaatactggaagatttagcaaACATCACTCTATGGGGTTTTGTGACAGTCACTAAAGTTACTCAGCTGTTCCGTGAACACACTTGGTAATTAATGATTGGCATTTGCCAAACTATGCACGCGAGTGTGAAGAAAATTAATTTCAGCAAAACTTGAAAATCATGCAGGCACAACTGGTTTAGCCTGTGCAAATATTTACACCCAAACTGACTAAATAACTGGTCAGGTATGCCCAGTGCCAGTATTAtggtacatcacacacacagcgaatttatcgctgcaagtcgccagtctctgtactatgaagtcgcaGGTAGGCATTCCTACTGCTGGTTGCCATTTTAACATGGGTGGCGCAActaacattccacttttgacaacaaaccagttttcttgctgctaaaattaaacattctgaAGGGAGAGCAATCGTATACAAAATTCACCAGTGTTTATATGCATCAAACAGCTGGTATGCTGTTTTTCAGTATTGTGCTTCATTTCAAGTGAACTTAATTTGCAAGGGGTTTGGAATGAAAGTGATTTATTGTGTGTTGACAAATTACTTTCGGTTCATCAAGACTGTTTGCAGCTGTGTGTGATGCAATgttataacgtgtgtgtgtgtgtgtgtgtgtgtgtgtgtgtgtgtgtgtagggtggtGCTGCTCGTGTTGTCCTCTGGGTACATCGGCCTGCGTATTGTGGCTCTGGAGGAACAGCTGACCACTCTAGGAGCCTTGCCTGAATTCACCCTACACAGCGGGTACGATGCACTCAGACCCCGTTCTCTGGGGTATAAGACACACCTAGGTCTTATCTCAAAGGTTTGTCTTGCAATGAATATATTCACAAGCCTTCCTGTTTTCTCCAAACCGAACCTACCTCCTGTACAACCTTTTTAAtgaatttggacattttctggTTAAATTTCCAGGctggaaaaatgtaaacagcagCCTGAAATCTATTTTAGCTATTGAGTTGCAATATTATGAATCACAGATTTTCTGAAGTAtctacaaaatatttaaaacttgTACAAATGAAATAGGTTcactttttaaacattacagactgcacctttaatctgtCTGCCCTGTGAGAAGTCGTTATACAGCACTTTAGTGCTGAAATTTGTGTTTTTCCAAAGCTGGTATGATCATACTATTTTTTGCTAGCAAGGCTATGTTACATTCAGAGTTGTGTATCGAACGTGCAGCATCCCATAACCATCTTTTACTGGTTTCAGTTGCACATCTGTCACAAAAACACTGACAAGGTATTAGTCATTGCATCAGGTGTGTCCTGTGCCCTGGAAAATGCCACAGCTACTTGATTTTTCTAACCaaattcctctctctctcatgcctACAGGTACAAGGACACATAAACATGCCGGTGAAAGGAGAGACTTATTTATCTGATGACCGTGAGGAGGATTGACGGTTTCTG
This genomic interval carries:
- the si:zfos-943e10.1 gene encoding GRAM domain-containing protein 2B isoform X3 — its product is MHRSLSLRLSKVLHDYSYPVESGTLLMKAKKEKMVKKKLEQKKAFSLEEAQLEMEQQSKCQSRPALPRSQTIGGPLERNDSMNSRSSFMKHNKTFHKLFPDIPESEDLLHAYICALQREVPYHGRLYITENNVCFHSSVLLKATKVVIPVSNITVLKKQNTALLVPNALSIRSNLGEKYLFVSLRNREGCYRLLCAVCLHLEDGSPNSSPLFSSAENSFDQGKLVNSSQSSLTDACEELDGTDSGLLLQPSPTILHRASISNGSPSNLRSPRRDDESPTEEHTGGSWMWSVTDGARSLLIQRGATNLNTLLLIYLMLVVLLVLSSGYIGLRIVALEEQLTTLGALPEFTLHSGYKDT
- the si:zfos-943e10.1 gene encoding GRAM domain-containing protein 2B isoform X2 codes for the protein MEHEKRPSLLERADAVEGEDVVSYPVESGTLLMKAKKEKMVKKKLEQKKAFSLEEAQLEMEQQSKCQSRPALPRSQTIGGPLERNDSMNSRSSFMKHNKTFHKLFPDIPESEDLLHAYICALQREVPYHGRLYITENNVCFHSSVLLKATKVVIPVSNITVLKKQNTALLVPNALSIRSNLGEKYLFVSLRNREGCYRLLCAVCLHLEDGSPNSSPLFSSAENSFDQGKLVNSSQSSLTDACEELDGTDSGLLLQPSPTILHRASISNGSPSNLRSPRRDDESPTEEHTGGSWMWSVTDGARSLLIQRGATNLNTLLLIYLMLVVLLVLSSGYIGLRIVALEEQLTTLGALPEFTLHSGYKDT
- the si:zfos-943e10.1 gene encoding GRAM domain-containing protein 2B isoform X1, whose translation is MLENKRERLKTFLRKIDEKAIFGIKHLMKESYPVESGTLLMKAKKEKMVKKKLEQKKAFSLEEAQLEMEQQSKCQSRPALPRSQTIGGPLERNDSMNSRSSFMKHNKTFHKLFPDIPESEDLLHAYICALQREVPYHGRLYITENNVCFHSSVLLKATKVVIPVSNITVLKKQNTALLVPNALSIRSNLGEKYLFVSLRNREGCYRLLCAVCLHLEDGSPNSSPLFSSAENSFDQGKLVNSSQSSLTDACEELDGTDSGLLLQPSPTILHRASISNGSPSNLRSPRRDDESPTEEHTGGSWMWSVTDGARSLLIQRGATNLNTLLLIYLMLVVLLVLSSGYIGLRIVALEEQLTTLGALPEFTLHSGYKDT